The Mycolicibacterium lutetiense genome window below encodes:
- a CDS encoding CaiB/BaiF CoA transferase family protein — MTTGPLHGVRVIDLTAMVMGPYCTQIMADMGADVVKIETPAGDNTRYISVGPAPGMSGVFVNVNRGKRSVVLDLRSEQGKADLRALIADADVFIHSMRAKAIAKLGFGYDDVAAVNPGIVYTNCYGYGRRGPDADRPAYDDTIQAECGLPAAQQQLTGEASYVGTIMADKVAGLTALYATTMALFHRERTGEGQEVEVSMFETMASFMLVEHANGAMFDPPLGPAVYPRAVTPNRRPYETKDGHIAALIYNDKHWNAFIDRVQPSWNSPEYATLEQRARQIDTVYGLLAQTLKDRTTAEWLDLFTELEIPAAPMLTPDALFENEHLNAVGLFETLDTPHGRVRMPGVPTWFSRTPGHIAGYAPELGADTDAVLAELGPR; from the coding sequence ATGACAACGGGTCCACTGCACGGGGTTCGGGTCATCGACCTCACCGCGATGGTGATGGGGCCGTACTGCACGCAGATCATGGCCGACATGGGTGCCGACGTCGTCAAGATCGAGACACCGGCGGGCGACAACACCCGCTACATCTCGGTCGGACCGGCCCCGGGCATGAGCGGGGTGTTCGTCAACGTCAACCGCGGCAAGCGCAGCGTGGTGCTGGATCTGCGATCGGAGCAGGGCAAGGCGGACCTGCGTGCACTGATCGCCGACGCCGATGTGTTCATCCATTCGATGCGGGCCAAGGCCATCGCCAAACTCGGGTTCGGTTACGACGACGTGGCGGCTGTCAACCCGGGCATCGTCTACACCAACTGCTATGGCTACGGCCGGCGTGGCCCGGACGCCGACCGCCCCGCCTACGACGACACCATTCAGGCCGAATGCGGATTGCCTGCCGCGCAACAGCAATTGACCGGTGAGGCGTCCTATGTCGGCACGATCATGGCCGACAAGGTGGCCGGGCTGACTGCGCTCTACGCGACCACGATGGCGCTGTTTCACCGGGAGCGCACCGGCGAGGGCCAGGAGGTCGAGGTCAGCATGTTCGAGACCATGGCCTCCTTCATGCTGGTCGAACATGCCAACGGCGCCATGTTCGACCCACCCTTGGGTCCTGCGGTGTACCCGCGGGCGGTCACCCCGAACCGCAGGCCGTATGAGACCAAGGACGGTCACATCGCGGCGTTGATCTACAACGACAAGCACTGGAACGCGTTCATCGATCGGGTGCAACCCAGCTGGAACAGCCCCGAGTACGCCACTTTGGAGCAGCGGGCCCGCCAGATCGACACGGTGTACGGGTTGCTGGCCCAGACTCTGAAGGATCGCACCACAGCCGAGTGGCTGGATCTGTTCACGGAGTTGGAGATTCCGGCGGCTCCGATGCTGACCCCCGATGCGTTGTTCGAGAACGAGCACCTGAATGCGGTCGGCTTGTTCGAGACGCTGGACACCCCGCACGGCCGGGTGCGGATGCCGGGTGTACCGACCTGGTTCTCCCGCACCCCCGGTCATATCGCCGGGTATGCACCGGAACTGGGAGCCGACACCGATGCGGTGCTCGCTGAGCTCGGCCCGCGATAG
- a CDS encoding acyl-CoA dehydrogenase family protein, giving the protein MDFDFGEAADTLRGELRALIADQVPADFLGAFTDDPADLAVAQQFCRTLAQQHLLCKAWPEEFGGGDASVWEQTVVREEMWAHHEPRGAQYMGVNWVGPIIMRHGTEEQQRKHLPPIANGEVIWCQGFSEPEAGSDLASLRTFARREDDGWRVNGQKIWTSYATMAQWIFLLARTSKGEKKQQGMTIFLVPMDSPGITVRPIRTMMGPHHLNEVFFDDLLVTEADVLGTVDQGWSMVQDVVSFERVGIARYARCERLLQSAPEVLGDTWDRLPAELRGRWTRMLTHCRRARLMAYRVVSMQATGRVNPGDSAAYRIAVTRLDQESAEVLMEIAAALPRGGSTAAEYFRAEVEDHWRYSQASTVSSGSIEMQRILLSRTMLAGKA; this is encoded by the coding sequence GTGGATTTCGATTTTGGTGAGGCGGCTGACACGCTGCGCGGTGAGTTGCGTGCGCTGATCGCCGACCAGGTGCCTGCCGATTTTCTCGGCGCGTTCACCGATGACCCTGCCGATCTTGCGGTGGCCCAGCAGTTCTGCCGGACGCTGGCGCAGCAGCACTTGCTATGCAAGGCGTGGCCGGAGGAGTTCGGCGGCGGCGATGCCTCGGTGTGGGAGCAGACCGTGGTGCGCGAGGAGATGTGGGCGCACCACGAGCCGCGTGGTGCGCAGTACATGGGCGTCAACTGGGTGGGCCCGATCATCATGCGGCATGGCACCGAAGAGCAGCAGCGTAAGCACCTGCCGCCGATCGCCAACGGCGAAGTGATCTGGTGCCAGGGCTTTTCCGAGCCGGAGGCCGGTTCCGACCTGGCCTCGCTGCGCACGTTCGCCCGTCGGGAGGATGACGGCTGGCGGGTCAACGGCCAGAAGATCTGGACGTCGTACGCCACCATGGCGCAGTGGATCTTCCTGTTGGCCCGCACCTCCAAAGGTGAGAAAAAGCAGCAGGGTATGACCATCTTCCTGGTGCCGATGGATTCGCCGGGCATCACGGTTCGCCCGATCCGCACCATGATGGGCCCGCACCATCTCAACGAGGTGTTCTTCGATGACCTCTTGGTCACCGAGGCCGATGTGCTCGGCACGGTGGACCAGGGTTGGTCGATGGTGCAGGACGTGGTGTCGTTCGAGCGTGTCGGCATCGCCCGCTACGCGCGCTGCGAGCGGTTGTTGCAGTCTGCCCCCGAGGTGCTCGGTGACACCTGGGACCGGCTTCCCGCCGAGTTGCGCGGCCGGTGGACCCGGATGCTCACGCACTGCCGCCGGGCTCGGCTGATGGCTTACCGGGTGGTGTCGATGCAGGCCACCGGGCGGGTGAATCCCGGTGACTCCGCGGCATATCGGATCGCAGTGACCCGACTGGATCAGGAGAGCGCCGAGGTGCTCATGGAAATTGCTGCCGCCCTGCCGCGGGGCGGCAGTACCGCAGCCGAGTACTTCCGTGCCGAGGTCGAGGACCACTGGCGGTACTCGCAGGCGTCGACGGTGTCCTCGGGGAGCATCGAGATGCAGCGCATCCTGCTGTCCCGCACCATGTTGGCCGGAAAGGCGTGA
- a CDS encoding acyl-CoA dehydrogenase family protein, with protein sequence MILDLNDDAKEYGRQALKAFEAAGGDQLLVQADAKPDTRAGLITPVLESLGVFELEPRSDADSLEAAAAVCRSAGYWALPYPVAERLARSEGLDVDGLVVVDADVPEAALQGLDNRWAAVTLDGERSTVAKLGGSGPAFATALELSAVDSAGAGDVALALTLPSWTLLGMLDRAIDLTVAHVSLRKQFGQPLSSFQGVQFQLTDAEVERSGVDILAKYALWSLGANPADEAINDALALRLAAVEAAEVVFRVCHQLHGAVGFCDETVLSWLSRYSQPLRRLPFGVSKTRDTLTARLGRHGLTGLFS encoded by the coding sequence ATGATTCTCGATCTCAACGACGACGCCAAAGAGTATGGCCGCCAAGCACTCAAGGCCTTCGAGGCTGCCGGTGGTGACCAGCTGCTGGTCCAGGCCGACGCCAAACCCGATACCCGGGCCGGCCTGATCACCCCCGTCCTGGAAAGCCTGGGGGTCTTCGAGCTCGAGCCGCGCAGCGATGCGGATTCGCTGGAAGCCGCGGCCGCAGTGTGCCGCAGCGCCGGTTATTGGGCGCTGCCCTATCCGGTGGCCGAGCGGTTGGCGCGTTCGGAGGGTCTCGACGTCGACGGCCTGGTCGTGGTCGACGCCGATGTTCCCGAGGCGGCACTGCAGGGCTTGGACAACCGTTGGGCCGCAGTCACATTGGACGGTGAGCGCAGCACGGTGGCCAAGCTCGGCGGATCCGGGCCCGCGTTCGCCACCGCCCTCGAACTCTCCGCGGTAGACAGCGCAGGGGCGGGAGATGTGGCACTGGCCCTGACACTGCCGTCGTGGACGCTGCTCGGCATGTTGGACCGGGCCATCGACCTGACCGTCGCGCACGTGAGCCTGCGCAAGCAGTTCGGTCAGCCGCTGTCGTCGTTCCAGGGCGTGCAGTTCCAGTTGACCGATGCCGAGGTGGAACGCAGTGGCGTCGACATCCTGGCCAAGTATGCGCTGTGGAGCCTTGGCGCGAACCCGGCCGACGAGGCGATCAACGATGCGTTGGCGTTGCGGCTGGCCGCCGTCGAGGCCGCCGAGGTGGTGTTCCGGGTGTGCCATCAGCTGCACGGGGCAGTCGGCTTCTGCGATGAGACCGTGCTGTCCTGGCTGTCGCGCTACAGTCAGCCGTTGCGTCGCTTGCCATTCGGGGTCTCCAAGACGCGCGACACCCTGACCGCGCGGCTGGGTCGGCACGGACTCACCGGGTTGTTCTCATGA
- a CDS encoding acyl-CoA dehydrogenase family protein: MSELDDFRATVKDWCAKHVPKDWRPNQTGVGDDEFAAFQKSWFAELLTAGYAVPHWPAEWGGGMSVPQQIVLYQELAAHDAPRLVLAFVGIHHAASTLLAAGTDEQRRKHLPAILDGEIWVQGFSEPEAGSDLAALRTTARAEGENFVVNGQKLWASGALHADWCLLLARTDPDAPKRHGISYFLMDMTTPGIDVRPIRNAVGDSHFCEIFLNDVEVPAANLIGPVNKGWQVAQATLGAERGMTMLELSERLGNAGFRWLLEAAPTDDPVVADRLAQFEIELTGLRGLCRDLVERTEAGSAGPADASIVKLYYSELLQRMTGFGAEIGGLHAHTVIAKPASSGWESGAWMLDFIGSWEWTIPGGASEIQRTIIGERGLGLPREPSAV, translated from the coding sequence ATGAGCGAGCTCGACGATTTCCGGGCCACCGTAAAGGACTGGTGCGCAAAACACGTACCGAAAGACTGGCGTCCCAACCAGACCGGCGTCGGCGACGACGAGTTCGCAGCGTTCCAGAAATCCTGGTTCGCCGAGCTGCTCACCGCCGGATACGCCGTGCCGCACTGGCCCGCCGAATGGGGCGGCGGCATGTCCGTACCCCAGCAGATCGTGCTGTACCAGGAACTGGCGGCCCACGATGCGCCGCGCCTCGTGTTGGCGTTCGTCGGGATCCACCACGCCGCCTCCACACTGCTGGCCGCAGGTACAGACGAGCAACGCAGAAAGCACCTGCCGGCGATCCTCGACGGCGAGATCTGGGTGCAGGGCTTCTCCGAGCCGGAGGCCGGATCCGATCTGGCGGCGTTGCGCACCACGGCCCGCGCCGAGGGCGAGAACTTCGTCGTCAACGGCCAGAAGTTGTGGGCCAGTGGCGCGTTGCACGCCGACTGGTGTCTGCTGTTGGCGCGTACCGACCCGGATGCGCCCAAGCGGCACGGTATCTCGTATTTCCTGATGGACATGACCACGCCCGGCATCGATGTGCGACCGATCAGAAATGCCGTGGGGGATTCGCATTTCTGCGAGATCTTCCTCAACGACGTCGAGGTGCCCGCGGCCAACCTGATCGGCCCGGTGAACAAGGGCTGGCAGGTCGCCCAGGCCACGCTGGGTGCCGAGCGCGGCATGACCATGCTGGAATTGTCCGAGCGTCTGGGTAATGCGGGCTTCAGGTGGCTGCTCGAAGCTGCCCCGACAGACGATCCGGTCGTGGCAGATCGGCTGGCACAGTTCGAGATCGAGTTGACCGGACTGCGTGGCTTGTGCCGGGATCTGGTGGAGCGCACGGAGGCCGGGTCGGCCGGGCCGGCCGACGCCTCGATCGTCAAGCTGTACTACAGCGAACTGTTGCAGCGGATGACCGGCTTCGGTGCCGAGATCGGCGGCCTGCACGCCCACACCGTGATCGCCAAACCGGCCTCCAGCGGCTGGGAGTCGGGCGCCTGGATGCTCGATTTCATCGGATCGTGGGAATGGACCATCCCCGGCGGGGCCAGCGAGATCCAGCGCACCATCATCGGTGAGCGCGGCTTGGGCCTGCCCCGAGAACCGAGTGCGGTGTGA
- a CDS encoding acyl-CoA dehydrogenase family protein gives MSEFSDIHDELRSVAADLLAKDLNNDPGDWALFVSAGWVGLDTPEDAGGAGATFAEVAVICEELGRAVAPTGYLGGAVLAIGALNAVQSNDSRDTLLQDVVSGSIRSALAVPGAAEPAPFELATTRLGWRVHGRAAFVPDAAGAQRLLLPARDADGVAVLVDVSADSPGLTVSEQSVLDETRRLATVTAEGVEVDADAVWRFDGDPEEQLRKLTERAALAVACDSVGVAQAMLDATVAYTGVRQQFGRPLGSFQAVKHACADMLVTISVARQLVNAAIESPGPRAVSMAKAYATEAAVEVAGKAMQLHGGIGYTWESGVHVYLKRAALNRSLFGSPAEHRARIAQRWH, from the coding sequence ATGAGCGAATTCTCTGACATTCATGACGAGCTGCGTTCGGTGGCAGCCGATCTGCTTGCCAAGGACCTCAACAATGACCCGGGCGACTGGGCATTGTTCGTCTCGGCAGGCTGGGTCGGACTCGACACGCCCGAGGATGCTGGTGGGGCCGGCGCCACGTTCGCCGAAGTCGCGGTGATCTGCGAGGAGCTGGGCCGGGCCGTTGCGCCCACCGGTTACCTGGGCGGCGCGGTGCTGGCCATTGGTGCCCTGAATGCGGTGCAATCCAATGATTCTCGTGACACGCTGCTGCAAGACGTGGTGTCGGGAAGTATTCGCTCCGCACTCGCCGTGCCCGGAGCGGCGGAGCCGGCGCCCTTCGAACTGGCCACCACCAGGCTGGGCTGGCGTGTCCACGGCCGGGCTGCGTTTGTGCCCGACGCGGCCGGAGCTCAGCGACTGCTTCTGCCTGCCCGTGACGCCGACGGTGTCGCGGTGCTCGTCGACGTGAGCGCCGACTCACCCGGGCTGACGGTCTCCGAGCAGTCGGTGCTCGATGAGACCCGCCGGCTGGCGACCGTGACGGCCGAGGGTGTCGAGGTCGACGCCGATGCGGTGTGGCGATTCGACGGTGACCCCGAGGAACAGTTGCGCAAGCTCACCGAACGGGCCGCGCTCGCGGTGGCCTGCGACAGCGTGGGCGTCGCGCAGGCGATGCTCGACGCCACGGTGGCCTACACCGGGGTTCGTCAGCAGTTCGGCCGTCCGCTCGGCTCGTTCCAGGCTGTCAAGCACGCCTGTGCCGACATGCTCGTGACGATCTCGGTGGCCCGTCAACTCGTGAACGCGGCCATTGAATCTCCGGGGCCTCGCGCAGTATCAATGGCCAAGGCCTATGCCACGGAGGCAGCCGTCGAGGTGGCCGGCAAGGCGATGCAACTGCACGGCGGCATCGGCTACACCTGGGAGAGCGGAGTGCACGTCTACCTCAAGCGAGCCGCGCTCAACCGGTCGCTGTTCGGGTCACCCGCCGAGCACCGCGCCAGGATCGCCCAGCGCTGGCATTGA
- a CDS encoding VOC family protein — protein sequence MVTRQSAPLGAPNWIDLATSDLERAQQFYGAVFGWTFETGGPEYGGYVTAAVDGQVVAGLMTNDPQWNAPDAWTTYLHTADADATVAATIAAGGSNCGGVMDIPAKGRMAMMTDTANGFFGIWQPGGHEGFAVFNEAGAPVYHQLTTSDYAKALDFYRTVFGWTTQKVSDTDEFRYSTASFDGAELVGVMDGSAFIPEGAPSDWATFFGADDVDKTIEVIVANGGSVVRPAEDTPYGRLAAVTDPTGAGFNLSSLQG from the coding sequence GTGGTTACTCGTCAGAGCGCCCCGCTGGGCGCCCCCAACTGGATCGACCTGGCCACGTCCGACCTTGAGCGCGCCCAGCAGTTCTACGGTGCAGTGTTTGGTTGGACGTTCGAAACCGGCGGCCCCGAGTACGGCGGCTACGTCACCGCGGCCGTCGACGGCCAGGTGGTGGCCGGGTTGATGACCAATGACCCACAGTGGAACGCACCCGATGCCTGGACCACCTATCTGCACACCGCCGATGCCGACGCCACGGTGGCGGCGACCATTGCGGCCGGCGGGAGCAACTGCGGTGGCGTGATGGACATCCCGGCGAAGGGCCGGATGGCGATGATGACCGATACTGCGAACGGATTCTTCGGTATCTGGCAGCCGGGCGGGCATGAGGGTTTCGCGGTGTTCAACGAGGCGGGTGCGCCGGTGTACCACCAGCTGACCACCAGCGACTACGCCAAGGCGTTGGACTTCTACCGGACGGTGTTCGGCTGGACCACCCAGAAAGTGTCGGATACTGACGAATTCCGGTACAGCACAGCATCATTCGATGGAGCGGAATTGGTCGGCGTGATGGACGGATCCGCGTTCATCCCCGAGGGGGCACCGTCGGACTGGGCGACGTTCTTCGGAGCCGACGATGTGGACAAGACCATCGAGGTGATCGTCGCCAATGGCGGCTCGGTGGTGCGCCCGGCTGAGGACACTCCGTACGGGCGGTTGGCCGCGGTGACCGATCCGACCGGCGCCGGTTTCAACCTGTCGTCGCTGCAGGGCTGA
- a CDS encoding SH3-like domain-containing protein, which yields METAAERTQRLALISRLKTTFQEDPEWPMPDQVTSEHFWAYMKTSHDVGGELDFPKVYENKEEEHWELMTYVLCEVLGWQGIWVSEERRRLANVDVGRPIYLGLPYYCRWLWSVGRLLIEKKHISWGDLTDRLAEVQARQPTGTHLDAQPKFEGDGADVVRNKHHIEAKGIGDPQVFAGKADPAKFKVGDPVVVRDLPAMFYTRTPEYVRGATGVIAECAYESPAPEDETWNIEDAKPEWFYIVRFKQTELWGESYTGPANDTLQTEIPERWLAPA from the coding sequence ATGGAAACAGCTGCCGAGCGCACACAGCGGCTCGCACTCATCTCCAGGCTGAAGACGACGTTCCAGGAAGACCCGGAATGGCCGATGCCGGACCAGGTCACCAGTGAACACTTCTGGGCCTACATGAAGACCTCGCACGATGTCGGCGGTGAACTGGACTTCCCGAAGGTCTATGAGAACAAGGAGGAGGAGCACTGGGAGCTGATGACCTATGTGCTCTGCGAAGTCCTTGGGTGGCAGGGGATCTGGGTTTCCGAGGAACGGCGTCGGCTGGCCAACGTCGACGTCGGGCGGCCCATCTACCTGGGGCTTCCCTACTACTGCCGTTGGCTGTGGTCGGTGGGTCGGTTGTTGATCGAGAAGAAGCACATCTCCTGGGGTGATCTGACCGACCGCCTGGCAGAGGTGCAGGCGCGCCAGCCGACGGGCACACATCTCGATGCCCAGCCGAAGTTCGAGGGTGACGGCGCGGATGTCGTCCGCAACAAGCACCACATCGAGGCCAAAGGCATCGGTGATCCGCAGGTTTTTGCCGGCAAGGCCGATCCGGCGAAGTTCAAGGTCGGGGATCCGGTGGTCGTGCGGGATCTGCCGGCGATGTTCTACACCCGCACCCCGGAGTATGTGCGCGGTGCCACCGGAGTGATCGCGGAGTGTGCCTACGAAAGTCCCGCCCCGGAAGACGAGACCTGGAACATCGAGGACGCCAAGCCGGAGTGGTTCTACATCGTGCGTTTCAAGCAGACCGAGTTGTGGGGGGAGTCCTACACCGGTCCTGCGAACGACACCCTCCAGACGGAAATCCCCGAGCGCTGGCTAGCGCCGGCCTGA
- the scnC gene encoding thiocyanate hydrolase subunit gamma, translating to MSAHGHDHDHARTVKPMVDEITEFEVLEIALRELCIEKGLFTAAQHRHFTEFAEHIGTTPAARLVAKSWLDPKFKALALSDPIAACKEVGVDWLEPTGFGTPSDFVAFKILEDTPTVHHVIVCALCSCYPRPILGNSPEWYRTPNYRRRIVRWPRQVLSEFGLELPEGVEVRVEDSNQKHRFMVMPVRPEGTEGWTEDQLVEILTRDSLIGVALPKAGVTTNVITKARPANNPIAAAGAPS from the coding sequence ATGTCCGCACATGGGCACGATCACGACCACGCCCGCACCGTCAAACCGATGGTCGACGAGATCACCGAATTCGAGGTCCTCGAGATCGCCCTGCGTGAGTTGTGTATCGAAAAAGGCTTGTTCACCGCCGCGCAGCATCGCCACTTCACCGAGTTCGCCGAGCACATCGGTACTACGCCGGCTGCCCGGCTGGTTGCCAAGTCCTGGTTGGACCCGAAGTTCAAGGCGCTGGCGCTGAGCGACCCGATCGCGGCTTGCAAGGAGGTCGGTGTCGACTGGCTCGAACCCACCGGGTTCGGTACGCCGAGTGACTTCGTGGCCTTCAAGATCCTGGAAGACACCCCGACGGTCCATCACGTCATCGTCTGTGCACTCTGCTCCTGCTACCCGCGGCCGATTCTCGGCAACTCGCCGGAGTGGTACCGGACCCCGAACTATCGGCGTCGTATTGTGCGCTGGCCCCGGCAGGTGCTGTCCGAGTTCGGCCTCGAACTGCCCGAGGGCGTCGAGGTGCGGGTGGAGGATTCCAACCAGAAGCATCGCTTCATGGTGATGCCGGTGCGACCGGAGGGCACCGAGGGCTGGACCGAGGACCAGTTGGTCGAGATCCTCACCAGGGACTCGCTGATCGGCGTTGCCCTGCCCAAGGCTGGAGTGACCACCAACGTCATCACCAAGGCCCGGCCGGCGAACAATCCGATCGCCGCTGCCGGGGCCCCGTCGTGA
- a CDS encoding thiocyanate hydrolase, translating into MNKPIEILEEISGSNQAWPAMAAKYGVENPLPPWKTSLDALCDALDTASCEVEDLDFTFKDRRDEEDELSATRYRNLPYPENQLVSLAHSLLARGVIDEADLRQRLADIRARLEAE; encoded by the coding sequence ATGAACAAGCCCATCGAGATTCTTGAGGAGATCAGCGGGAGCAACCAGGCCTGGCCGGCGATGGCGGCCAAATATGGTGTGGAGAACCCGCTCCCGCCGTGGAAGACCAGCCTCGACGCGTTGTGCGATGCGCTCGACACTGCCTCGTGCGAAGTCGAAGACCTGGACTTCACCTTCAAGGACCGGCGCGACGAGGAAGACGAACTGTCAGCGACCCGGTATCGGAACCTTCCGTACCCGGAGAACCAGCTCGTCTCGCTGGCACATTCGCTGCTCGCCCGCGGCGTGATCGACGAAGCCGATCTGCGGCAACGGTTAGCCGATATTCGCGCCCGACTGGAAGCCGAATAG
- a CDS encoding cupin domain-containing protein, whose protein sequence is MTELPDWAEQLDLAPHPEGGWYRETWRSELTVTQSSLPPGYAGPRSAGTAILFLLMPGQQSAWHTVRSAELWFHHRGSPLVLEIGAERDTATTHLLGPDITSRQQPQLLVPPGHWQRAKPRDDEPALVSCVVVPGFDFADFALSQSR, encoded by the coding sequence GTGACCGAACTTCCCGACTGGGCCGAACAACTCGACCTCGCCCCGCACCCCGAGGGCGGGTGGTACCGAGAAACGTGGCGCAGCGAACTGACGGTGACGCAGTCGTCGCTGCCGCCCGGCTACGCCGGACCACGCAGCGCAGGCACCGCGATCCTGTTCCTGCTGATGCCCGGCCAACAGTCGGCCTGGCACACCGTCCGCAGTGCCGAACTCTGGTTCCACCACCGGGGCAGCCCGTTGGTCCTGGAGATCGGCGCGGAACGAGACACCGCGACAACACACCTGCTGGGTCCGGATATCACTTCCCGCCAGCAACCCCAGCTACTCGTACCGCCCGGCCACTGGCAGCGCGCCAAACCTCGCGACGACGAACCCGCCCTGGTCAGTTGCGTGGTGGTGCCCGGCTTCGACTTCGCCGACTTCGCGCTCAGCCAGTCGCGCTGA
- a CDS encoding GNAT family N-acetyltransferase translates to MSEFVTPVTLTGQRWVTLEPLTMGHIAEIDAAAADGELGSLWYTMTPRPGGAAEWVQRIFELRAADHGVTFVVRNLEGRLVGSSSYLHVDGPNRRLEIGHTWYTAAARRTGINAETKLLMLGHAFDELNCVAVEFRTHFFNFASRAAIERLGAKLDGILRSQQLLPDGSRRDTVVYSILDIEWPAARNNLRFRLDRW, encoded by the coding sequence ATGAGCGAATTCGTCACGCCGGTGACATTGACCGGGCAGCGTTGGGTGACGCTGGAGCCGTTGACGATGGGCCACATCGCTGAGATCGACGCCGCCGCCGCGGACGGTGAGTTGGGTTCGCTCTGGTACACGATGACGCCACGGCCCGGCGGTGCCGCCGAGTGGGTACAGCGCATATTCGAGCTGCGAGCTGCCGATCACGGCGTGACCTTCGTGGTGCGCAATCTCGAGGGCAGGCTGGTGGGGTCTTCCAGCTACCTGCATGTCGACGGGCCCAACCGGCGGCTGGAGATCGGGCATACCTGGTACACGGCTGCAGCCCGGCGCACCGGCATCAACGCCGAGACCAAACTGCTGATGCTCGGCCACGCCTTCGATGAGTTGAATTGTGTGGCAGTCGAATTCCGGACCCATTTCTTCAACTTCGCCAGCCGTGCGGCGATCGAACGGCTCGGTGCCAAGCTCGACGGGATACTGCGCAGCCAACAGTTGCTGCCGGACGGATCCCGTCGTGACACGGTCGTCTACTCGATCCTGGACATCGAATGGCCCGCTGCGCGCAATAACCTGAGGTTCCGGCTGGATCGCTGGTAG
- a CDS encoding AAA family ATPase, protein MSGTVIILTGPPGAGKSTIAAALARGFDRGVHLHTDDFWHYIVAGAIPPYEPASAAQNQTVMEVIARAAFTYAAGGFTTVLDGIVGPWMLDHFHSHPPDITIHYVVLRPSRDTTLARAQARTEPDALVDEQPIVTMWDQFASLGDYEPHVLDTSTDMAHRTIRRVESAIASNNFRLQF, encoded by the coding sequence ATGAGCGGAACCGTGATCATTCTGACGGGCCCACCCGGAGCAGGGAAAAGCACCATTGCTGCCGCACTCGCCCGAGGCTTCGACCGGGGAGTGCACCTGCACACCGATGACTTCTGGCACTACATCGTCGCCGGAGCGATCCCACCATACGAGCCTGCATCTGCCGCCCAGAATCAGACCGTGATGGAAGTTATCGCACGAGCTGCCTTCACCTATGCGGCAGGTGGATTCACCACCGTGCTGGACGGCATCGTGGGGCCGTGGATGCTCGATCACTTTCACAGTCACCCGCCTGACATCACCATCCACTACGTCGTACTGCGGCCGAGCCGCGACACCACCCTTGCGCGAGCCCAGGCTCGAACCGAACCTGACGCACTTGTCGACGAGCAGCCGATTGTCACGATGTGGGACCAATTCGCATCCCTAGGTGACTACGAGCCGCACGTTCTTGACACCTCAACAGACATGGCGCACCGGACAATCCGACGTGTCGAAAGCGCTATTGCTTCCAACAACTTCCGCCTCCAGTTCTAG